The genomic region AAAAACAAGCCTTCCACGAAGGGCATGGTCTGAGATTCTAGAtgggaaaggaaaaaaaggaaattgcACAAAGAAAGGGCTGCCAGCCGATCCCAACCGAAGGAAGGGATCGGCAGCGAGATAGCCTCTTTGTTCTTtgcaagagagaaagagaaggagcGGCGCTTCAAAAGTGTTTCTTCTAAAATATTCTCAAGCAAGAGAGAAATTTAATTTATGTAAATCATCAGCCCCAACCTGGCCGCCGGAGTTCAAACTCACGCCGAGATACAATGGCATAACTCCTTTCCATCCATAGTACGGTATCTCGGTTGTACAAGACTTGTTAATAGCTTTCTCTACTTGACTTGTGCTTACTTCCCATCTTTTTCCGATGACCAAGAAGCTTTCGAGCCTGTTTCGTTTACTTTTCGAGTATCTTCTACTTCAATTTTAGTTATGAACTCGTTCCTATATGACGCATTACCGAAGTGACGGAAAACAATCTTAACATGTACGTACATTGTTTGTGCAGAAACATGCACTCCGGCATGCAGTTCTTTATTGAAAGAACTCTCACAATTTCACCTTCGATACTAGTTTTATGGCTTCCATTCTGAAAACTAAAGCTCTTTAAAGACCCACGTGTTTAAAGAAAACACTTCTAATTTCTCTTTCTTAACTTCCAATTTCGTTGCATTTCTTTTGACAACTTGAAAAGTTATGTCATTTCTACAATGATACAGAACAAATCTAGGCCAGAAACTTAACGAAACGTCGCACTTCTATTTCCAGTTGCCGGAAAAGCTTGACGTCGTCTACCCTGTCCTAGTTCTTTTGACCCATCATCGTTTGAAACTCGACCAGCTAAAGATTTTTTCTTTCCCGCTGAATTTAAGCTCTTCACACCTTCCGCAGCTCCAGCTTCCCTGACCGGTTTAGCTCCAAATATGACCTCACTCTTTGCTGCCTCATAGTCGAAGGGCTTCACCTGCAAACCACCAGATTCCTGGGACTTCTCCACTTCTATTGTCTTCCTGTTTTGGTTAAACGACTGGATGCAATTTTCGAAGCTTGAGGACAAACCACAGAGAGACACAGGTTCGTCTTCCCTATCCCTTTCCAAAGCTGATGGTACTGAATCATTATCCTCGGGCTCATTTCTGGCTTCTGAGGAACCATCTACTGGCTCACCTCCATCCGAGTCActttccaacgttatgatgtcATCTAAACCAGACCTAGGGGGTGATGCAGTAAGCGGCCCTTCAGAATGGGGAATATCTGAACTTTTATCTTGTGCTTCCACgattggtttggttttctcACTCCCGCCCGAAAATGAGTGGAATGGGAAGTTCACTGAAGATCTAATTTGCTCCAACTTATTACCTTCCTTGTCCTAGAAAGACAATCAAGTAGCACAAGAGTTAATAATGTACAAGTTACTAAAGAAGATTACACGAAAAACGAGttgtataaataaaaaagaaaccgCCACCAATATATGATTCAAATAGTCAGGGTAAAAAAGGACGGTCATTGATCACTTAAATGCTTTGTGTAGAAGGTGAGCAATCTATATAACAAAACATTTGTGGTAGCAATATTTCTACTTGACTTGTAACATACAACGGTGCAAGATTTATGCCTAGCCGCGATTGCAAGTAATACAAGACAAAGATGGCCTATTCCATTTCACGCATATAATTTACAACAGCATTCTTCTTACTAACCTTTTTATCGGCGTCAAACTTTCTTTTTGGAACTGAACTCCCCAACAGCGAACTAAAGGCACGGCTAGGCTTCTTTTGCACCTGAACACTAACTCCAGTAACCTACAACAGAAATACACAACTATTTTAAGACTAGAGCTCTACGAgcaagaaataaaacaagataaACATCCAAAAAATGCCAATGGATGTAAACCTTTGCTGAATCTAATAAACAGGCAATGCTGCTTGCTTCTCTGTTTTGGCCCAGAACACTGTTTTGTCTAAGATTTACTGAAATGGGGCTGCCAGTTTCAAGAGAGTTTCCTTGTCCATTTCTTACTAGTTCGGAGGCACCAAATGCAATCTCCTTATACTCCATTTTATGCTGCTGAGACGGGGGTGAAACCACAGATACATCAGCATTAGTCGAATTGCTGACAGATTGATCCGGTAACAAGGCTTCAGACCCATCATTGACCAATATTCTCTCTTCAGATGCCTGCAAAAAGGTGTACTGTTAACTATAgataaaaatgtgaagaaaTAGTCATCGAATTACagttaaaaataattataaatttgaaaatggaggaggagaaaaggACTGATTTTATCATGATAGAATAGTTAAATGTTACACAATACATGCAAAGTAGTTTTTTTGTCCATAACATTCCATAGGTAACATGAATGAAAGCCTAAAACAGAAAGGCAAACATGACTGCCCAGTCTTCATGATCACCAAACAATTAAACATAGGGCTTACCATTCTTGCGCGTGCCGCCAGATGTTCAACAGCAGGCTGAAAAGAAGCAGCATTTTGCACAGAATGTCTAATGATACTAACAACTGAACCAAGATTACGCTCAATGTACGGGTGCTTTGATTTCACCAACCGCTTTAACTTGCTAGTGGTGACAGGCATCTGTTTAGCTTTTAccgaagaaaaacaaaagtaagAAAGTCAAATGTCTACTGTGTAAAAAGAGAGGAACTAATATTGAGCTTGAAGAACAAGGAACTTTATAAAAGTATTACCAATTTCAAGAAGAGTTTTATTTGGTAATATATAGCCGGTACTTTCATCCTCTGCACGGGCAACAACGTCCCTCCACTCACAAAGACCCTGAAACCATTTAACAATTAATCTAGTATAAGTAGTGTATAACCTTTTATATTGCGCAATAATCAACAACAGACAAAATGTTGAGTTCCTCGTGTAACATAAGTATATATTACATTGCTCAATAAGGAAACAGATTATCAACTTATGATTGTGCCAAAACATTTAATATTTAACTAGTCCTCTTATGTAAAAACTCACTCATTGGACATAGTTAGAATTAACGAACAATGAGAATCATATTGGAAAAGTAGATACGATATAAAACAATTCAGATGAAGATTAGCCAACAGTTAAAAGTTGAACaatgtataaaagaaaataaggagGCATCATACGGAAACAATGGCAAGCTGATGAGAATTGAAACCAGCACCTTGCAACCTGCatcaaaatagaaaataatataaattgaaGTCATCATAATATATAAACAAAGGTAATGCATACAGAATTCCATTCATGGACACActtacagaaagaaaaaaagaattggACTCCCTCGCCATTATCATATATTCATATTTCCTCAATTAACAGTTAAATCCAACAAGGTCATCTCACCAATTTAATTGAAGGCACAAGATTTTTACACAATCCCAAGATTTTTACACAATCCCTACTAACTTATAGGAAACTTCTAATGGAGCTTTAATGTGACTGGATCTTTGTTACAGAGTAGTGGTGGGCTTGATGAAATTCAGAAAAGATGTGTGCTCTCTGAGGGAAAAACTAGTCTAACATTAAAAATGTACAATGCGTATGAAAAACCTCAAAATAATTAAGTGATGCGTAATAATTTTAACAACCTTTGAAAGAAACTGTGgtcaagaaaacaaaagcatgaACTAGGGAAATTGAGggattttggggggggggggattggaGAGGAGTCATGCCCAAGACCAGAAAGAATTGCACAAATaccaaaaggagaaaaagaaaagataaagaaataaataaataacatatGCCCGGCCACAAAAAAGCATACCCGTATATGTGGAGATAAGAATTTTCTGTCAAAAGATCTTTCTCATACAGATGCATGCATATATCATAACTGCGTTTGTAAACCTGTCGGGAAAAAAGAGTTAATAAAATTGCCAAATGATAGTAAAtggaaaataatatataatacaaGATAATTGGAAGAACCATTTCCTAAGATGTATAAACaaatttaccatcaagacatattcACTTTATATGAAAGAATACTTAGTTCACAAAATACTAGAAGGATACCTACACAATAAAACACCAATTCAAACAATAATCCATCTGCAGATactataaacaaaataatatcgACATACACATTTTTAGAAGTGCTACAAAATTTGTCTTggtaatttaaaaacaaataaaacttaGACATCCCATACGGTTAACTTCATTCCCAGAACAGAAACGCCAAGAAACATGGATATTGACCAACCCAAAATGCAAATTCTATAATGTAAAAACAGTCTCATAAAGGCAAAACTAGCAGTTCAGTATGTAACAATATACACAAGTGTTAAAAATGTAGATAATGAGAGAGCATAAAATAACATTAAAGAAAGATTCAATGCAACGAAGACCATGTGATCCTCATTCATACTATACCTCTACTAATGGAGTGTCAGAGTTTTCTGATTCCTTGGGCATCATACATAACTGTGTTCTCATCAAATCATACATATGCAACAAATAGTGTGTATCTTCTCTGGCATATCTGTCAAGAAAAGAAAGCTTCTTTAGATAACAGtggagaataaaaaaaataatttatataaacGGAATGGACATGAGAATGCAACatctaaaataattattaataaaaacacCCAAAAGGCAAAAATAATCATGTAACCAGGAAAGCAAAATAACATGATGCATGAAGACTTCCTTTAATGCATTGTTTACTCCAAAGTTCAATTTGGAGGTAATCTTACTCTTAAAACTAATTTTGGCATTACTAGAAACCGCCGAACTAGATTAACCTAAAAAATAAGTGTCAAATCATTctacaacaaataagaaagaaatTTAACGTTGTGTCGATTATAAAACTAGGATTGAACAGTTATTCTGAGACTTATGAGATATTATCTACAGAACTAATACTAGCTAAGTTGCCCACTTAAACAAATACCATAATCCACATTTTACCTGACCATCTCCTCAGGCAGAGGGCGTAATCTCCAGTCTGCATTCTGGTATCTGCAGGAGAAATAGTAGTTAAAGTTAACGAAGCAACACATGAATTTATCGAATATAAAGAGGGAAAATTAATTAAGAGCATTTAGAAGATTAAAGAAATCGAAGTAATAGCAAAAAGTTACTCTTTGTTAGCAGTAACACCACATAAGTGCTGTAGAAGATATTCCAAACTATTTCTCTCCAATTTCAACACCCTTGAAGCCTGGTGATTAAAACAAATTGATTGTCCTTGGTTAGCAACACATTATGAAGAAAAAGTATATTTCACGTAGAAAAgctaaattcaaacaaaaagtaaaaatcaTGGTACTCTTTTCCAGATTAAGGAAAAGAAACTAAGTATTCCTTCGCAAGATAAGAAAATTTATTCATTCAGTTGCTTCAAGGAATAGTATAGCACCTGGCCAGTATCAAACAAATTGCAGATATAAATGCCAAAATCACGTTGGAGCCAACTGATATCACGATCCGCTCCATGCATCACCTGATGAATTGTAAAATATTATCAGAAAAAATCATATGCTACCAAGTGAGAAATGCAAATGAGCACACAACAAACCTTTCTCTTGGCAGGGTCCTTGAAAACTTCCCTAAGATATGGCCCAACATGAATTCTAAGCTTCAGAGTATCTACTATAAAATCTTCGGCTCTAGTTGAAATTTGCATCAAGCAAGTCAATCCTTGAAACGATCGATATTGATTGTGTTCCAAATCAACCTAGACAGAAAAAGATAGAAGTATAAATACAGGAAAATGAATGCCAAAATGTGAAGTTTA from Pyrus communis chromosome 9, drPyrComm1.1, whole genome shotgun sequence harbors:
- the LOC137745604 gene encoding protein RRP6-like 2 produces the protein MSQDAMTVNQSPPLQSRSDALENLTKGPLSSSISKLSGSSRFLPNSKDFYFYRNFDEFKAPIEKITKEAQTMLGSIGSSAPVLGKPMAFPQDLDDGYDWLVNVNDEVLERFDSSVDEFKRVRKEAEEAKRPTSAALDTDDGFQLVCGKKKKKGSTGLASASGNDDSSQVSTAVKVAAKDKKTVAATKPKVPFHIPSIRRSQEEFNILVNNANQPFEHVLLQRSEDGQRFLHPLEELSVLDFVDNNVGDVESVKPPSLKSTPFKLVEEVKDLEELAAKLRAVNEFAVDLEHNQYRSFQGLTCLMQISTRAEDFIVDTLKLRIHVGPYLREVFKDPAKRKVMHGADRDISWLQRDFGIYICNLFDTGQASRVLKLERNSLEYLLQHLCGVTANKEYQNADWRLRPLPEEMVRYAREDTHYLLHMYDLMRTQLCMMPKESENSDTPLVEVYKRSYDICMHLYEKDLLTENSYLHIYGLQGAGFNSHQLAIVSGLCEWRDVVARAEDESTGYILPNKTLLEIAKQMPVTTSKLKRLVKSKHPYIERNLGSVVSIIRHSVQNAASFQPAVEHLAARARMASEERILVNDGSEALLPDQSVSNSTNADVSVVSPPSQQHKMEYKEIAFGASELVRNGQGNSLETGSPISVNLRQNSVLGQNREASSIACLLDSAKVTGVSVQVQKKPSRAFSSLLGSSVPKRKFDADKKDKEGNKLEQIRSSVNFPFHSFSGGSEKTKPIVEAQDKSSDIPHSEGPLTASPPRSGLDDIITLESDSDGGEPVDGSSEARNEPEDNDSVPSALERDREDEPVSLCGLSSSFENCIQSFNQNRKTIEVEKSQESGGLQVKPFDYEAAKSEVIFGAKPVREAGAAEGVKSLNSAGKKKSLAGRVSNDDGSKELGQGRRRQAFPATGNRSATFR